One Salmo trutta chromosome 26, fSalTru1.1, whole genome shotgun sequence DNA window includes the following coding sequences:
- the LOC115163646 gene encoding retinol-binding protein 2, with protein MPADFNGQWVMVTNENFEDIMKAIDIDFATRKIAAHLTQTKVIVQNGDKFETKTLSTFRNYEVNFTVGEEFEEVTKGLDNRTIQTLVTWDGDKLVAVQKGEKANRGWKQWIEGDLLHLDIYVEDKVCKQVFKKKP; from the exons ATGCCTGCAGACTTCAATGGACAATGGGTGATGGTCACCAACGAGAACTTTGAGGATATCATGAAGGCCATTG ATATTGACTTTGCAACCCGTAAGATCgctgcccacctgacccagaccAAGGTGATCGTCCAGAACGGAGACAAGTTTGAGACCAAGACCTTGAGCACCTTCAGGAACTACGAGGTCAACTTCACCGTCGGGGAGGAGTTTGAGGAGGTCACTAAGGGACTGGACAACAGGACGATCCAG aCACTGGTTACCTGGGATGGAGATAAGTTGGTGGCTGTGCAGAAGGGAGAGAAGGCCAATCGTGGCTGGAAGCAATGGATAGAAGGAGACCTGCTACACCTG GACATCTATGTTGAAGACAAAGTCTGCAAACAAGTGTTCAAGAAGAAACCCTAA